In a single window of the Desulfocurvibacter africanus subsp. africanus DSM 2603 genome:
- a CDS encoding cation-translocating P-type ATPase, whose protein sequence is MQQNITGIAWHTLSADEALKRLESSPQGLTPNEAARRLVRFGPNDLGEEEGLDRLKLLLDQVKSPLIYILLAAAGVTSVLDHVKDALVILAVILVNTALGYWQELRAEKSIRALRGMVKARAWVLRDGKEQEVENALLVPGDIVLLVSGDRVPADLRLLSAKELKIEEAALTGESVPADKATATLDAIDLPAGDRANLAFMSTVVVAGRGRGVVTATGRATLVGQIAEDVRTVSLVKTPLQDKFDRFAKRLGLAVLGMSLLVFALGLLGLAPGVTGMDLFMTAVAMAVAIIPEGLPVVVTITMAIGVSRMAKRNAVIRKLHAVETLGSTTVICTDKTGTLTRNEMTVRALYSMGRYFDVRGSGYELHGSITDRQSGEPARLPSGSDLEMALRIGLLCTESSIEWVDGMAAIKGDPTEAALIVAAMKANMDPERERALWPTRAVIPFESHRGFMATLHERNGHYYVFLKGGPEKLLDICALQRSQVECGHEEVLAAAEELAREGLRVLSLGWKELPHGMSFEELTEELAQGVIFAGLAAIIDPPREEAAEAVAGCARAGIRTAMITGDHVVTAKAIAAQIGIGGPEPKTLTGREIEVLDDAQLRERVADVSVFARVSPRHKLRIAQALMASGEVVAMTGDGVNDAPALKAAHIGVSMGRTGTEVAKEAADMVLADDNFASIFHAVEEGRIVFENIRKVTLYLLAGGAGILLAILSTLLLGFPLPLNPTQIIWLNFVTGALQDVALAFEEGEPGILDQPPRNPKAGILSGTLLRRILLIGAVEALGVLYVFNTAMAAGRSLQEARTLALTTLVCCEIFQVFNCRSLRRSVFRMNHLHNPLLFAAIGLAVLAQLMVLYVPQLEWLVRTVPLSGFDLLMCLAVASSVLVVSEVDKLAMRRFGRRPSRMP, encoded by the coding sequence ATGCAACAAAACATCACGGGCATTGCCTGGCACACGCTGAGCGCCGACGAGGCGCTGAAAAGATTGGAAAGCTCGCCCCAGGGCCTCACCCCGAACGAAGCCGCGCGGCGGCTCGTACGCTTCGGCCCCAACGACCTTGGCGAAGAGGAAGGCCTCGACCGCCTCAAACTGCTGCTCGATCAGGTCAAGAGCCCGCTCATCTATATCCTGCTGGCCGCGGCCGGCGTCACGTCGGTTCTGGACCACGTCAAGGATGCCCTGGTCATCCTGGCGGTCATTCTCGTCAATACGGCTTTGGGCTACTGGCAGGAGCTGCGCGCCGAGAAGTCCATCCGCGCCCTGCGCGGCATGGTCAAAGCCAGGGCCTGGGTGCTGCGCGACGGCAAGGAACAAGAAGTCGAGAATGCGTTGCTGGTTCCCGGCGACATCGTGCTGCTCGTCTCGGGCGACCGCGTGCCGGCGGACCTGCGTCTGCTCTCGGCCAAGGAGCTGAAGATCGAGGAGGCCGCGCTCACGGGCGAATCCGTGCCCGCGGACAAGGCCACGGCGACGCTCGACGCAATCGACCTGCCGGCCGGCGACCGCGCCAACTTGGCCTTCATGTCCACGGTGGTGGTCGCGGGCCGGGGACGAGGCGTGGTCACGGCCACCGGCCGGGCCACGCTGGTGGGCCAGATCGCCGAGGACGTGCGCACGGTCTCCCTGGTCAAAACGCCGCTGCAGGACAAGTTCGATCGTTTCGCCAAGCGGTTGGGCCTGGCCGTGCTGGGCATGAGTCTGCTCGTGTTCGCCTTAGGCCTGCTGGGCCTTGCACCGGGCGTGACGGGCATGGACCTGTTCATGACCGCTGTGGCCATGGCCGTGGCCATCATCCCCGAAGGCCTGCCCGTGGTGGTGACCATCACCATGGCCATCGGCGTCTCGCGCATGGCCAAGCGCAACGCGGTCATCCGCAAGCTGCACGCCGTGGAGACCCTTGGCTCCACCACGGTCATCTGCACGGACAAGACCGGCACGCTCACGCGCAACGAGATGACCGTACGCGCCTTGTACTCCATGGGCCGCTATTTCGACGTCAGAGGCAGCGGCTACGAGTTGCACGGAAGCATCACCGACAGGCAAAGCGGCGAGCCGGCACGCCTGCCGTCCGGATCGGATCTGGAAATGGCCCTGCGCATCGGCCTCCTGTGCACCGAGTCGAGTATCGAATGGGTGGACGGCATGGCCGCCATAAAGGGCGACCCGACCGAAGCCGCGCTCATCGTGGCGGCCATGAAGGCGAATATGGATCCGGAGCGGGAGCGCGCGCTCTGGCCCACGCGGGCCGTCATTCCGTTCGAGTCGCACCGGGGCTTCATGGCCACGCTGCATGAGCGCAACGGCCATTATTACGTGTTCCTCAAGGGCGGGCCGGAAAAGCTCCTGGATATCTGCGCCTTGCAGCGTTCGCAAGTGGAATGCGGCCACGAGGAGGTTCTGGCAGCTGCCGAGGAGCTGGCCCGCGAGGGTCTGCGAGTGCTGTCCCTGGGCTGGAAGGAGCTGCCCCATGGCATGTCCTTCGAGGAGCTGACCGAAGAGTTGGCCCAGGGCGTGATCTTCGCCGGCCTTGCGGCCATCATCGACCCTCCGCGCGAGGAAGCGGCCGAAGCCGTGGCCGGCTGCGCCAGGGCCGGCATCCGCACTGCCATGATCACCGGCGACCACGTCGTGACGGCCAAGGCCATCGCGGCCCAGATCGGCATCGGCGGCCCGGAGCCCAAGACGCTGACCGGGCGTGAGATCGAAGTGCTGGATGACGCGCAGCTCAGGGAACGCGTGGCCGATGTATCTGTCTTCGCCCGCGTCTCCCCGCGCCACAAGCTGCGCATCGCCCAGGCCCTCATGGCTAGCGGCGAGGTAGTGGCCATGACCGGCGACGGAGTGAACGACGCGCCAGCGCTCAAGGCCGCGCACATCGGCGTGAGCATGGGCCGGACCGGCACCGAGGTCGCCAAGGAGGCCGCGGACATGGTCCTGGCCGACGACAACTTCGCCTCCATCTTCCACGCCGTGGAGGAAGGCCGCATCGTCTTCGAGAACATCCGCAAGGTCACCCTATACCTGCTGGCCGGCGGCGCGGGCATTCTGCTGGCCATCCTGAGCACGCTGCTGCTCGGCTTTCCCCTGCCCCTCAACCCCACGCAGATTATCTGGCTCAACTTCGTAACCGGCGCCCTGCAGGACGTGGCCCTGGCCTTCGAGGAAGGCGAGCCGGGCATCCTGGACCAGCCGCCGCGTAATCCCAAGGCTGGCATCCTCTCGGGCACGCTCCTGCGGCGCATCCTGCTGATAGGCGCGGTCGAGGCCCTGGGCGTGTTGTACGTCTTCAACACGGCCATGGCTGCCGGACGCAGTCTGCAGGAGGCCCGCACCCTGGCCCTGACCACGCTGGTCTGCTGCGAAATCTTCCAGGTTTTCAACTGCCGCTCCCTGCGCCGCTCCGTGTTTCGTATGAACCATCTGCACAATCCCCTGCTCTTCGCGGCCATCGGCCTGGCCGTGCTGGCCCAGCTCATGGTGCTCTACGTGCCGCAGCTCGAATGGCTGGTGCGCACCGTGCCGTTATCGGGCTTTGATCTGCTCATGTGCCTGGCCGTGGCTTCCTCGGTGCTGGTGGTTAGCGAGGTGGACAAGCTGGCCATGCGTCGATTCGGACGCCGGCCAAGCCGCATGCCCTGA
- a CDS encoding DUF6691 family protein, translated as MSTLLAGLITGILFGFLLQRARVVRYDAQLGALRLRDMTIIKFMLTSVLVASVGIYLLHGLGLVALSIKPMVVGSIVIGGLLFGVGWGLLGYCPGTSLGALGEGRLDASFGILGMLAGAALFAETYPTLKSTVMTWGNFGKITLPGVLGVSPWLVIAAFTIGAILLFRWFERRSL; from the coding sequence ATGAGCACGCTCCTGGCCGGCCTGATTACGGGCATCCTGTTCGGCTTCCTGCTCCAGCGCGCCCGCGTGGTGCGCTACGATGCGCAACTCGGCGCCCTGCGCCTGCGCGACATGACAATCATCAAGTTCATGCTCACAAGCGTCCTGGTGGCTTCCGTGGGCATATACCTCCTGCACGGCCTAGGCTTGGTCGCTCTAAGCATCAAGCCCATGGTCGTCGGCTCCATCGTCATCGGCGGCCTTCTGTTCGGCGTCGGCTGGGGACTCCTGGGCTACTGTCCGGGCACGTCCCTTGGCGCGCTCGGCGAAGGCCGTCTCGACGCCTCTTTCGGCATTCTCGGCATGCTCGCCGGAGCGGCCCTGTTCGCCGAGACATATCCGACGCTCAAGTCCACGGTCATGACCTGGGGCAACTTCGGCAAAATCACCCTGCCCGGAGTGCTCGGCGTAAGCCCTTGGCTCGTCATCGCCGCATTCACGATCGGCGCAATCCTGCTCTTCCGCTGGTTTGAGCGACGAAGCCTGTAA
- a CDS encoding YeeE/YedE thiosulfate transporter family protein, producing the protein MPKNDHGRWNPYLAGALAGLLIVASVWIAGKYVGASTTFVRGAGMIEQLFNPEHVQALEYFAKEKPIIEWQWMFVVGIFAGSLISALTSGSFRLQAVPDSWRERFGPSIGKRGLTAFFGGVVAMYGARLAGGUPSGHGLSGSLQLALSGLVALVCFFIGGMITARLIYGSNHWGLPRRSR; encoded by the coding sequence ATGCCCAAAAACGATCACGGTCGTTGGAACCCTTATTTAGCCGGTGCGCTTGCCGGTCTGCTTATCGTGGCCTCCGTCTGGATTGCGGGCAAATACGTGGGTGCATCGACCACCTTCGTGCGCGGCGCGGGCATGATCGAGCAGCTCTTCAATCCCGAGCATGTCCAAGCCCTGGAGTATTTCGCCAAGGAGAAGCCCATCATTGAATGGCAGTGGATGTTCGTGGTGGGCATCTTCGCGGGCTCGCTCATTTCAGCGCTCACATCCGGGTCGTTCCGGCTGCAGGCCGTGCCCGACTCCTGGCGGGAGCGCTTTGGGCCGTCGATCGGCAAGCGCGGACTGACAGCCTTTTTCGGCGGCGTCGTGGCCATGTACGGCGCACGGCTGGCCGGCGGCTGACCCAGCGGCCATGGGCTGAGCGGTTCGCTCCAGCTTGCGCTGTCCGGCCTCGTCGCGCTGGTCTGCTTCTTCATCGGCGGCATGATCACCGCCCGCCTGATCTACGGCTCCAACCACTGGGGTCTGCCAAGGAGGTCCAGATGA
- the ispD gene encoding 2-C-methyl-D-erythritol 4-phosphate cytidylyltransferase: protein MILSSHKWGHTWAVLLAAGSGTRLANACAGRRKQFLEFQGLPLFWHSALTFARVVAIKGLVFVFPPEEIEACAAQVRALDAANSLGLPWLAVAGGARRQDSVRNGLAALPHDCGRVLVHDSARPFMSASLVQRICVALEAGAQSVIPALAVTDTIKRVSGGLDGGRVAETLLREELAAVQTPQGFDLALLRQAHERAETEDWQVTDDASLMELAGGEVRVVPGEACNVKITNPEDLRLLEEQAMPEVSVTGFGYDVHRYAQATENPKQPARPMVLGTVPIPGAPEVLAHSDGDVLLHALTDAVLGCLGKGDIGTHFPDTDKAWDNAASSLLLSEVLLLARREGLRLMHVDLTVIAQVPKLAPHREDIRKSVANLLGLSAAMVNVKATTEEGLGFTGRKEGIKAVALVTGLRRLP, encoded by the coding sequence ATGATTTTGTCTTCCCACAAGTGGGGCCACACCTGGGCCGTGCTGCTGGCCGCCGGCTCGGGCACGCGGCTGGCTAATGCCTGTGCAGGTCGGCGCAAGCAGTTCCTGGAATTCCAGGGGCTGCCGCTCTTCTGGCATTCGGCCCTGACTTTCGCGCGCGTGGTCGCCATCAAGGGCTTGGTATTCGTCTTCCCGCCCGAGGAGATTGAAGCCTGCGCCGCGCAAGTCCGCGCGCTGGACGCCGCCAACTCCCTGGGCCTGCCCTGGCTGGCCGTGGCCGGGGGCGCGCGGCGTCAGGATTCGGTGCGCAACGGATTGGCCGCCCTGCCCCACGACTGCGGCCGCGTGCTCGTGCACGACTCCGCTCGGCCCTTCATGAGCGCGTCGCTCGTGCAGCGCATCTGCGTCGCACTGGAAGCTGGCGCGCAGTCCGTCATCCCGGCCTTGGCCGTGACCGACACCATCAAGCGCGTGAGCGGCGGGCTGGACGGCGGCCGCGTAGCCGAAACCCTGCTCCGCGAGGAACTGGCGGCCGTGCAGACTCCCCAGGGCTTTGATTTGGCCCTGCTGCGCCAGGCGCACGAACGCGCCGAAACCGAAGACTGGCAGGTCACGGACGACGCCTCGCTCATGGAGCTCGCCGGCGGCGAGGTGCGCGTGGTGCCGGGCGAGGCCTGCAACGTGAAGATCACCAACCCAGAGGATCTGCGGCTCCTGGAGGAACAGGCCATGCCCGAAGTGAGCGTGACCGGCTTCGGCTACGACGTGCACCGCTACGCCCAGGCGACCGAGAACCCCAAACAGCCCGCCCGGCCCATGGTCCTGGGCACGGTGCCGATCCCCGGCGCGCCCGAGGTGCTGGCCCACTCGGACGGCGACGTGCTCCTGCACGCCCTGACCGACGCCGTGCTCGGCTGCCTGGGCAAGGGCGACATCGGCACGCACTTCCCGGACACGGACAAGGCCTGGGACAATGCGGCCAGTTCCCTGCTCCTGTCGGAGGTGCTCCTGCTGGCCCGGCGCGAAGGGCTGCGCTTGATGCATGTCGACCTGACGGTCATCGCACAGGTTCCGAAGTTGGCCCCGCATCGTGAGGATATCCGCAAGAGCGTGGCCAACCTGCTGGGGCTGTCGGCCGCCATGGTCAACGTCAAGGCCACCACAGAGGAAGGCCTGGGATTCACGGGCCGCAAGGAAGGCATCAAGGCCGTGGCCCTGGTCACGGGCCTGCGCCGGCTTCCATAG
- a CDS encoding right-handed parallel beta-helix repeat-containing protein: MERIFLRVFRLGIVATLLAALLGIAAGQAQAWVWYVKPGQGSGSGKAWSDPFTTIAEAVAAATDGDSIWVIEGEYLIDKSIKITKRLNIYGGFLGVEQSPDARVGDLRSTIDGGDSTACMAISADTLLDGIDFFECNSYVNSGGGHDPNKYLPGAGITAENAKLTMRNCTLRRITGNSHGAMRADNCQLDICDIRIEDSFAADIPTGTSGGMYLGNCAGKISKTTILNCSASHDGGGIYAEGGNLLVERCQFLRNTSGRGQGGGISIQGDHVVQDSHFSANYALAGAAGQFEGTTVNRCRMFGNIDHGASTIIADNAKLYNCVIHDNESEAQPSVAYLNASSLVNCTIATRAPRSGSGSLQASGSRIVNSILRNTGDDPIFVGSPDVSVTYSLVSGGYAGEGNIDADPLFVDLENYNFKLQPTSPCVDAGTANIPDLPETDYTGKRRMMGSAPDMGAYELSQLPRDALSRLLLPSQLDSEQAAGVGGL; the protein is encoded by the coding sequence ATGGAAAGAATCTTTTTACGCGTCTTCAGGTTGGGGATCGTGGCGACCCTGCTCGCGGCATTGCTCGGAATCGCGGCAGGGCAGGCGCAGGCCTGGGTCTGGTATGTGAAGCCCGGCCAGGGCTCAGGTAGCGGCAAGGCCTGGAGCGATCCGTTCACGACCATTGCGGAAGCCGTGGCAGCGGCCACGGACGGAGACAGCATCTGGGTTATCGAGGGTGAGTATCTTATTGATAAATCCATCAAGATAACCAAACGACTGAACATCTATGGCGGCTTTCTGGGGGTGGAACAATCCCCGGACGCACGCGTGGGAGATTTGCGTTCGACCATCGACGGCGGCGACAGCACCGCCTGCATGGCGATCTCCGCGGATACTCTTCTGGACGGCATCGATTTCTTCGAGTGCAATTCCTACGTCAACTCCGGCGGCGGTCATGATCCGAACAAGTATTTGCCCGGCGCGGGCATCACGGCTGAAAACGCCAAGTTGACCATGCGCAACTGCACCTTGCGAAGGATCACTGGAAATTCCCATGGTGCAATGAGAGCCGACAACTGCCAGTTGGATATTTGCGACATCCGCATCGAGGATAGCTTTGCAGCCGACATCCCCACAGGTACCAGCGGCGGCATGTATCTTGGAAACTGCGCCGGAAAGATATCCAAGACAACGATCCTGAATTGTAGCGCATCGCATGACGGAGGAGGGATTTACGCCGAGGGCGGGAATCTCCTTGTGGAGCGCTGCCAATTCCTCCGAAATACCTCGGGGCGTGGTCAAGGCGGGGGGATAAGCATCCAGGGTGATCACGTCGTTCAGGATTCGCATTTTTCCGCCAATTATGCGCTCGCGGGAGCAGCGGGACAATTCGAAGGAACGACAGTCAACCGCTGCAGAATGTTCGGCAATATCGACCATGGGGCAAGCACGATCATCGCGGACAATGCAAAGCTGTACAACTGCGTGATACATGACAACGAAAGCGAGGCCCAACCCAGCGTGGCATATCTCAACGCTTCTTCCCTGGTGAACTGCACAATCGCGACACGGGCCCCGCGCAGTGGCTCAGGAAGCCTGCAGGCCAGTGGAAGCCGTATCGTCAACTCGATCCTCAGGAATACAGGAGATGATCCCATTTTCGTTGGCAGCCCGGATGTGTCAGTGACCTACTCCCTGGTATCTGGCGGCTATGCCGGTGAAGGCAACATCGACGCCGACCCGCTGTTTGTCGACCTGGAGAACTACAACTTCAAGTTGCAGCCCACTTCTCCGTGCGTGGATGCTGGCACCGCGAATATCCCGGATCTGCCGGAGACGGATTACACCGGCAAGCGGCGTATGATGGGTTCGGCCCCGGACATGGGCGCCTACGAGTTGTCTCAGCTGCCCAGGGACGCCCTGTCGCGGCTGCTGCTGCCCAGCCAACTGGATAGCGAGCAAGCAGCCGGGGTTGGGGGCTTATAG
- a CDS encoding zinc ribbon domain-containing protein: MYQKQIEQLVILQQIDAEITDIRKDLEGAPKELQTLEQQYKDVQERRDQTAGKIENLRSQQSHLGQDIEDDSSRIKKSKNKLMMASNTREYHAMMREMDNMEKVNRLREEENAALMDELKRQQELLTSEDEELSTLGTRLDEMRKTLDKRMAEAQKLLDGLMKRRKAAGEIIPKPILSRYEFIRARLRHPVIVSVGEGVCSGCHILIPPQTFNDLQKGKQIHSCPNCQRLIFWSEHLPSTATEREEA, translated from the coding sequence ATGTACCAGAAGCAGATCGAACAGCTCGTAATCCTCCAGCAGATCGATGCGGAGATCACGGATATCCGAAAGGACCTGGAGGGCGCGCCCAAGGAACTGCAGACCCTGGAGCAGCAATACAAGGATGTGCAGGAGCGCCGGGATCAGACCGCGGGCAAGATCGAAAACCTGCGATCCCAGCAGTCCCACCTGGGCCAGGATATCGAGGATGACTCTTCGCGCATCAAGAAGAGCAAGAACAAACTCATGATGGCCAGCAACACGCGCGAGTACCATGCCATGATGCGTGAGATGGACAACATGGAGAAGGTCAACCGCCTGCGCGAGGAAGAAAACGCCGCCCTGATGGATGAGCTCAAGCGCCAGCAGGAGCTGCTCACCTCCGAGGACGAGGAGCTGTCCACGCTGGGCACGCGGCTGGATGAAATGCGCAAGACCCTGGACAAGCGGATGGCCGAGGCGCAGAAGCTGCTGGACGGTCTCATGAAGCGCCGCAAGGCCGCCGGCGAGATCATCCCCAAGCCCATTCTCAGCCGCTACGAATTCATCCGCGCCCGGCTCAGGCACCCGGTTATCGTCTCCGTCGGCGAAGGCGTCTGCTCGGGCTGTCACATCCTCATACCGCCCCAGACCTTCAACGACCTGCAGAAGGGCAAGCAGATCCACAGCTGCCCCAACTGCCAGCGGCTCATCTTCTGGAGCGAGCACCTGCCCTCCACCGCGACCGAGCGCGAGGAAGCCTAA
- a CDS encoding Nif3-like dinuclear metal center hexameric protein — protein sequence MLDVQEIIRRIEGVAPPRYQADWDRSGVQVAGRATETDRLAVMLDPRPDSVAKALDRGARFILCHHPLSLSPRLPDRLDDYHETLRLLLASDAWLYAAHTSLDCQPLGPAAWLARRLWLVNLRVLQPLADVTASEMRFDLAEPLTAEQKSALLMLNEVASMHEEQGQLRVICESDARRKVVDLLAQATGRSIGYSALTLDEPKRALGFGLLGELKDPLPAKQFLRDLAGCMGRNFWIAAGQEPETISKVAYCPGSGGSLVRRAFELGADVYITGDVKYHEALDAAGLVLDVGHFGLEEKMMQAFHDRLRADLGTQGVEAEFFPGREPMRLVSHGRPE from the coding sequence ATGCTGGACGTACAAGAGATCATACGCCGCATAGAGGGCGTGGCGCCGCCCAGATACCAGGCCGACTGGGACCGTAGCGGAGTGCAGGTGGCCGGCCGGGCCACCGAGACCGACAGGCTGGCGGTCATGCTCGACCCCCGCCCCGACAGCGTGGCTAAAGCCCTGGATCGGGGCGCCCGCTTCATCCTCTGCCACCACCCCTTGAGTCTGTCCCCTCGTCTGCCCGACCGCCTGGACGATTACCACGAAACCCTGCGCCTGCTGCTCGCCTCCGACGCCTGGCTTTACGCCGCGCATACGTCACTGGACTGTCAGCCCTTGGGCCCCGCGGCCTGGCTTGCGCGCAGACTCTGGTTGGTCAACCTGCGGGTCCTCCAACCACTGGCCGATGTGACGGCCAGCGAGATGCGTTTTGACCTGGCCGAGCCCCTGACCGCAGAGCAGAAATCCGCGCTGCTCATGCTGAACGAAGTGGCTTCCATGCACGAGGAGCAAGGCCAGCTGAGGGTAATCTGCGAGTCCGACGCGCGGCGCAAGGTCGTCGATCTGCTGGCGCAGGCCACCGGCCGCAGCATCGGCTACTCGGCCCTGACCCTGGACGAGCCCAAGCGAGCCCTCGGTTTTGGCCTGCTGGGTGAGCTCAAGGACCCTTTGCCGGCCAAGCAATTCTTGAGGGACTTGGCGGGCTGCATGGGCCGGAATTTCTGGATCGCCGCAGGCCAGGAGCCGGAGACGATTTCCAAGGTCGCCTACTGCCCCGGCTCTGGCGGCTCCCTCGTCCGGCGCGCCTTCGAGCTTGGCGCCGACGTATACATCACCGGCGACGTAAAATATCATGAGGCTCTGGACGCGGCCGGGCTCGTCCTGGACGTGGGCCACTTCGGCCTCGAAGAAAAGATGATGCAGGCCTTCCACGACCGCCTCAGGGCCGATCTCGGCACGCAGGGAGTCGAAGCGGAATTTTTTCCAGGCCGTGAGCCCATGCGGCTCGTGAGCCACGGCCGCCCGGAATGA
- a CDS encoding NAD(P)/FAD-dependent oxidoreductase, with the protein MEKVELLILGAGPAGLSAAIYAARAGIKVQVIGCAPKYAGDYDIDNYFGFPETISGRELQERGIKQAARFGAEASCEQVLGIHQEEDGTFKVKTEQREIKACAVILATGVSRVRPGIKNLAEYEGKGVSYCVSCDGFFFKGKKVVVLGESLFAANQALDLKHYTQDVTICTNGKQTNIGPELQQALELAGIPIVTQKIVRLEGQNGLEHLSLEDGKTLEAYGLFVALGEAGAGTFALTLGLERRGEFIVTDNEQKTNIPGVFAAGDCTGGFMQISVAVGEGAKAGHAAINFIRTVCRKKQEVD; encoded by the coding sequence ATGGAAAAGGTGGAGTTGCTCATTCTAGGAGCCGGTCCGGCTGGCTTGTCCGCAGCCATTTACGCGGCCAGGGCCGGCATAAAGGTACAGGTCATCGGTTGCGCGCCAAAGTACGCCGGTGATTATGACATCGACAACTACTTCGGCTTTCCCGAAACCATCTCGGGTCGCGAACTGCAGGAGCGAGGCATCAAGCAGGCTGCCCGCTTCGGCGCCGAGGCCAGTTGCGAGCAGGTGCTCGGCATCCACCAGGAGGAGGACGGCACCTTCAAGGTCAAGACCGAGCAGCGCGAGATCAAGGCCTGCGCCGTGATCCTGGCCACTGGCGTCTCGCGCGTGCGCCCGGGCATCAAAAACCTGGCCGAGTACGAAGGCAAGGGCGTATCCTACTGCGTGAGCTGCGACGGCTTTTTCTTCAAGGGCAAGAAGGTCGTGGTGCTCGGAGAATCGCTGTTCGCCGCCAATCAGGCTCTGGACCTCAAGCACTACACGCAGGACGTGACCATCTGCACCAACGGCAAGCAGACCAACATCGGCCCTGAACTCCAGCAAGCCCTGGAACTGGCCGGCATACCCATCGTCACGCAAAAGATTGTCCGCCTGGAGGGCCAGAACGGCCTGGAGCACCTGTCCTTGGAGGACGGCAAGACCCTGGAGGCTTACGGCCTCTTCGTGGCCCTGGGCGAAGCCGGTGCCGGCACCTTCGCCCTGACGCTGGGTCTGGAACGCAGAGGCGAGTTCATCGTTACGGACAACGAGCAGAAGACCAATATCCCTGGCGTGTTCGCTGCTGGTGACTGCACCGGCGGCTTCATGCAGATCAGTGTGGCGGTGGGTGAAGGCGCCAAGGCCGGCCATGCGGCCATCAACTTTATCCGTACGGTCTGCCGCAAGAAGCAGGAAGTAGACTGA
- a CDS encoding queuosine precursor transporter, with translation MNELIFFLFALVDMSMVLVLMRFFGRTGLFAAIVMSIILCNIQVLKTVELFGLTTTLGNILYASIFLATDLLSEFHGKRTAHKAVLLGFAVLVLSTLYMQVSLIYTPAPSDFVQPHLEAIFGFMPRVAVASLTAYLISQMHDVWAFHAIRRRTGERHLWLRNNASTMVSQLLDSAIFCAIAFIGVFPWPVFWQILLTTYIMKLMVAALDTPFMYIARRMHRNGCRADIPAESELA, from the coding sequence TTGAACGAACTCATCTTTTTTCTCTTCGCCCTGGTGGACATGAGCATGGTTCTGGTGCTCATGCGCTTCTTCGGCCGCACCGGCCTGTTCGCCGCCATTGTCATGAGCATCATCCTGTGCAACATCCAGGTGCTCAAAACCGTTGAGCTGTTCGGGCTGACCACGACGCTCGGCAACATCCTGTACGCGAGCATATTCCTGGCCACGGACCTGCTGAGCGAGTTCCACGGCAAGCGCACGGCGCACAAGGCCGTGCTTCTGGGTTTCGCAGTGCTGGTCCTGTCCACGCTGTACATGCAGGTCAGCCTGATCTACACGCCCGCTCCGTCGGATTTCGTGCAGCCGCACCTGGAAGCCATCTTCGGCTTCATGCCGCGCGTGGCCGTAGCCAGCCTGACGGCCTACCTCATCTCGCAAATGCACGACGTATGGGCCTTCCACGCCATTCGCAGGCGCACCGGCGAGCGCCATCTGTGGCTGCGCAACAACGCTTCGACCATGGTAAGCCAGCTCCTGGACTCGGCCATCTTCTGCGCCATCGCTTTCATCGGCGTTTTTCCGTGGCCCGTATTCTGGCAGATACTACTGACCACCTACATTATGAAGCTCATGGTGGCGGCCCTGGACACGCCGTTCATGTACATCGCCCGGCGCATGCATCGAAACGGTTGCCGTGCGGACATACCGGCCGAGAGTGAACTGGCCTAA